A portion of the Echeneis naucrates chromosome 5, fEcheNa1.1, whole genome shotgun sequence genome contains these proteins:
- the sec13 gene encoding protein SEC13 homolog, producing MVSVINTVDTSHEDMIHDAQMDYYGTRLATCSSDRTVKIFDVRNGGQILVADLRGHEGPVWQVAWAHPMFGNILASCSYDRKVIIWKEENGAWDKMYEYMGHESSVNSVCWGPYDFGLILACGSSDGAISLLTFTGDQQWDVKKISNAHTIGCNAVSWAPAVVPGSLIDQPSGQKPNYVKRFVSGGCDNLVKLWKEEDGQWKEDQKLEAHSDWVRDVGWAPSIGLPTSTIASCSQDGRVFIWTCDDPAGNTWTAKLLHKFNDVVWHVSWSITGNILAVSGGDNKVTLWKESMDGQWACISDVSKGQGAVSAITDTQQSEQ from the exons ATG gtttcTGTCATCAACACGGTGGACACCTCCCACGAGGACATGATT CATGATGCCCAGATGGACTACTACGGGACTCGACTGGCCACCTGCTCCTCTGATCGCACTGTGAAGATCTTCGACGTTAGAAACGGAGGGCAGATTCTGGTCGCAGACCTCAGAGG ccATGAAGGTCCCGTGTGGCAGGTGGCGTGGGCCCACCCCATGTTCGGCAACATCCTTGCATCCTGTTCCTACGACCGTAAAGTCATCATCTGGAAGGAAGAGAATGGAGCCTGGGACAAGATGTACGAATATATGGGACACGAGTCCTCAG tgaaCTCTGTCTGCTGGGGCCCCTACGACTTCGGCCTGATCCTGGCCTGTGGCAGCTCCGACGGCGCCATTTCCCTCCTCACGTTTACTGGAGATCAGCAGTGGGACGTCAAGAAGATCAGTAACGCACACACC ATTGGCTGCAACGCTGTGAGTTGGGCTCCTGCTGTGGTTCCAGGCAGCCTGATTGACCAGCCGTCAGGACAGAAACCGAACTACGTCAAACGCTTTGTGTCTGGAGGCTGTGACAACCTGGTCAAACTCTGGAA agaggaagacggCCAGTGGAAAGAGGATCAGAAGCTGGAGGCTCACAGTGATTGGGTGAGGGACGTCGGCTGGGCTCCGTCCATTGGTCTTCCCACCAGCACCATTGCCAGCTGCTCTCAG GACGGACGCGTCTTCATCTGGACGTGTGACGACCCGGCAGGAAACACCTGGACAGCCAAACTGCTCCACAAGTTCAATGACGTGGTGTGGCACGTCAGCTGGTCCATCACCGGGAACATACTGGCCGTGTCAGGAGGAGACAACAAG GTGACGCTGTGGAAGGAGTCGATGGATGGTCAGTGGGCCTGTATCAGCGACGTCAGCAAAGGCCAGGGCGCCGTCTCCGCCATCACGGACACACAGCAGAGCGagcagtga